From a single Chitinophaga sp. Cy-1792 genomic region:
- the thiS gene encoding sulfur carrier protein ThiS, giving the protein MEVLVNNKLYAVQQGTTIAALLQFIQLSSQKGIAVAVNSQVIPRSDWEQQLLAAADNVTIIRATQGG; this is encoded by the coding sequence ATGGAAGTGCTTGTAAACAATAAACTTTATGCGGTGCAGCAGGGGACTACTATTGCTGCACTCTTACAGTTTATTCAATTATCCTCTCAAAAAGGCATTGCCGTGGCCGTTAACAGCCAGGTGATTCCCAGGTCAGACTGGGAACAACAGCTGCTGGCCGCCGCAGACAACGTCACCATTATCCGCGCTACACAAGGCGGATAA
- a CDS encoding lipocalin family protein gives MVRVYLKGILLMLLLAACGGNRKSEETHVPDSSLLTVSDSSNAGVIDSTTAVADTLQVDAAKLIGKWIQPVAGLDREMQGFQLRKNGSARSINMYTLIYEKWLLSADTLLLWSHSEGVKDTSIVVDTAIIKELSDTTLILYPLKAAVGYTEKYHKTK, from the coding sequence ATGGTAAGAGTTTATCTGAAAGGAATATTGCTGATGCTGTTATTGGCTGCTTGTGGTGGCAACAGGAAGAGTGAAGAAACGCATGTTCCGGATAGTAGTTTATTAACGGTATCTGACAGCAGTAATGCCGGCGTAATCGACAGCACTACCGCTGTTGCAGATACGCTGCAGGTTGATGCAGCTAAGCTCATAGGAAAGTGGATTCAGCCCGTAGCGGGCCTGGACAGAGAAATGCAGGGTTTTCAACTAAGAAAGAACGGTTCCGCCAGATCCATTAATATGTATACGTTGATATACGAAAAATGGCTGCTGTCGGCAGACACCTTACTGTTGTGGAGTCACTCCGAAGGTGTGAAGGATACCAGTATCGTTGTGGATACAGCGATTATTAAAGAGCTGTCTGATACAACATTAATATTGTATCCACTGAAGGCAGCTGTGGGTTACACTGAAAAATACCACAAAACGAAGTAG
- a CDS encoding sterol desaturase family protein, with protein MESFFEHISTPYRMAFLIGGLLLLWILEGTIPRFRFSGNKYRHAGTNLFFTLTTVVLNTIFAFLIVKASIWTSAKHFGLLYLVKLPVWLHAALAVLLLDFIGAWLIHWVQHKYLWMWQFHKIHHIDTEIDATTALRHHPIENLFRIAALFAGVLVLGVPFWMVMLYQTLSVFISQFSHANIKLPKKVDNIISWIIVSPDMHKVHHSHYQPETDSNYANIFALWDRIFGTFREIKETTTIRYGLDEYQENRYKEIGPLLKVPWDQHNDTTTVNYSNH; from the coding sequence ATGGAGTCGTTTTTTGAACATATTTCCACACCTTACCGCATGGCCTTCCTCATAGGTGGCCTGCTATTACTATGGATACTGGAAGGGACCATCCCACGTTTCCGGTTTTCAGGGAATAAATACCGCCATGCCGGTACCAACCTCTTCTTTACCCTCACCACCGTTGTTTTAAATACGATTTTTGCCTTCCTCATAGTGAAAGCCAGCATCTGGACCTCCGCCAAACATTTCGGCCTCCTATACCTCGTAAAATTACCTGTATGGCTACACGCAGCGCTAGCTGTACTGCTGCTCGATTTCATCGGCGCCTGGCTCATACACTGGGTACAGCATAAATATCTCTGGATGTGGCAGTTTCATAAAATACACCATATCGACACAGAGATTGACGCCACCACCGCATTAAGACATCACCCGATAGAAAATCTTTTCCGTATTGCAGCGCTCTTTGCCGGCGTGCTGGTACTAGGTGTACCATTCTGGATGGTCATGCTATACCAGACACTCTCCGTATTTATATCCCAGTTTTCTCATGCCAACATAAAATTGCCCAAAAAGGTAGATAATATCATTAGCTGGATTATTGTATCGCCTGATATGCACAAAGTGCACCACAGCCACTATCAGCCGGAAACAGATTCCAACTATGCCAATATCTTCGCCCTCTGGGACCGCATTTTCGGGACATTCAGAGAAATTAAAGAAACTACGACTATACGTTACGGATTGGATGAATACCAGGAGAACCGGTATAAAGAAATCGGGCCCCTGCTAAAAGTACCCTGGGATCAACACAACGACACCACTACAGTGAACTACAGTAACCACTAA
- the dnaN gene encoding DNA polymerase III subunit beta, whose protein sequence is MKFIVSSSTLLKQLQQISGVINSNTVLPILEDFLFLIDKNELTVVATDLETVMRVKLEVEAKENGRVCIPAKILMDSLKNLPDQPLTFHIDLNSYAVEITSDNGKYKVMGENPENFPKEPAADETTSFTMTATGLVTAINKTLFAVSNDDLRPAMTGVFFELSPNSLTFVSTDAHRLVKYVRTDVQCPQADTFIVPKKPLNLLKSLLPDNDSQIKVAYSQNHFFVQHEGAQMICRLIDARFPDYKVVIPKDNPYRLTLVKSDFQNALKRVGVFANKSTNQVALNITGSELQLSAQDVDFSFEGNERMSCQYTGDDMQIAFNAKFLIEMLGAAEGDEINIELATATKAGILKPSEKEENEDLLMLVMPLMLNN, encoded by the coding sequence ATGAAATTTATTGTTTCTTCCTCTACTTTATTAAAACAATTACAACAGATCAGCGGTGTTATCAATTCCAATACAGTATTGCCTATACTGGAGGACTTCCTGTTCCTGATTGATAAGAACGAACTGACTGTAGTTGCCACAGACCTGGAAACTGTTATGCGGGTGAAGCTGGAGGTGGAAGCCAAGGAAAACGGAAGGGTTTGTATCCCTGCTAAAATCCTGATGGATTCCCTCAAGAATCTGCCGGACCAACCGCTGACCTTCCACATCGATCTTAACTCATATGCGGTGGAAATCACTTCAGACAACGGTAAGTACAAGGTGATGGGCGAAAACCCTGAAAACTTCCCTAAAGAGCCGGCTGCTGATGAAACCACGTCTTTTACCATGACCGCTACCGGCCTGGTAACCGCTATCAACAAAACACTCTTCGCTGTCAGCAACGATGACCTTCGTCCTGCCATGACCGGCGTATTCTTTGAACTGTCCCCTAACAGCCTGACCTTCGTATCTACCGATGCGCACCGCCTGGTAAAATACGTTAGAACAGACGTTCAATGCCCGCAGGCAGATACCTTCATCGTGCCTAAAAAGCCGCTGAACCTCCTGAAATCACTGCTGCCGGACAACGACTCACAAATCAAAGTTGCCTACAGCCAGAACCACTTCTTCGTGCAACACGAAGGTGCCCAGATGATCTGTCGCCTCATCGACGCCAGATTCCCTGATTATAAAGTGGTTATCCCTAAAGACAATCCTTACCGCCTTACCCTGGTAAAAAGCGATTTCCAGAACGCCCTCAAACGCGTAGGTGTTTTCGCCAACAAATCCACTAACCAGGTGGCACTCAATATCACCGGCAGCGAACTACAACTCTCTGCACAGGATGTTGACTTCTCCTTCGAAGGTAACGAGCGTATGAGCTGCCAGTACACCGGCGACGATATGCAGATCGCCTTCAACGCCAAATTCCTCATCGAAATGCTCGGTGCTGCTGAAGGCGATGAAATCAATATCGAACTGGCCACCGCCACCAAAGCAGGTATCCTCAAACCTTCCGAAAAAGAAGAAAATGAAGATCTGCTGATGCTGGTAATGCCACTCATGCTGAACAACTAA
- a CDS encoding pyridoxal phosphate-dependent aminotransferase — MKLSHLAETLIGSEIIKLAAEIKEKQAKGDKIYNFTIGDFDPKVFPIPVEFEQEIITAYKEHLTNYPPADGILELRQAVGDFIGAREGLTYDPAKEIVISCGGRPIIYATFRTIVDRGEKVVYATPSWNNNHYTHFLEAEHVVLQTKPENFFMPTAEELKPLLKGATLLALCSPQNPTGTAFGKKQLEDICDLVLEENKSRGADEKPLYVLFDQMYWVLTFGETHHYNPVSLRPEMRDYTVFIDGMSKAFAATGVRVGWALGPAHVIGKMKSILSHVGAWSPMAEQKAAARYLVQKENVDKYLQHFKGEIEERLVKIYQGFDKLKNAGHKVEAIAPQAAIYLTIKIDLVGKTTADGKVLADQAAVTSYILDEAKIALVPFYAFGGDKSSPWYRLSVGTCVKEEIPAMFEKLEAALNKLK; from the coding sequence ATGAAACTGTCTCATTTAGCCGAAACACTGATTGGATCCGAAATCATCAAATTAGCAGCTGAAATCAAAGAGAAGCAGGCCAAGGGTGATAAGATCTACAATTTTACGATCGGCGATTTTGATCCGAAGGTTTTCCCAATCCCGGTTGAGTTTGAACAGGAGATCATAACTGCTTACAAGGAACACCTGACCAACTACCCTCCTGCGGATGGTATCCTGGAGCTCAGACAAGCGGTAGGTGATTTCATTGGTGCACGTGAAGGTCTCACATACGACCCTGCTAAAGAAATCGTAATTTCCTGCGGTGGCCGTCCGATTATCTATGCTACTTTCAGAACGATCGTTGATCGTGGCGAAAAGGTAGTTTATGCAACTCCTTCCTGGAATAACAACCACTACACCCACTTCCTGGAAGCGGAACACGTAGTGTTGCAAACTAAGCCGGAAAACTTCTTCATGCCTACGGCAGAAGAGCTGAAGCCACTCCTGAAAGGGGCGACCCTCCTGGCACTGTGCTCTCCACAGAACCCTACCGGTACCGCTTTCGGTAAAAAACAGCTGGAAGATATCTGTGACCTGGTACTGGAAGAAAACAAAAGCCGTGGCGCCGACGAAAAGCCGCTCTACGTACTGTTTGACCAGATGTACTGGGTACTGACCTTCGGTGAAACCCACCACTACAACCCGGTTTCTCTCCGTCCTGAAATGAGAGACTACACCGTTTTCATCGATGGTATGAGTAAAGCCTTTGCTGCTACCGGCGTTCGCGTTGGTTGGGCACTCGGTCCGGCTCACGTGATCGGTAAAATGAAATCTATCCTCTCCCACGTAGGTGCATGGAGCCCGATGGCTGAGCAAAAAGCCGCTGCCCGCTACCTCGTTCAGAAAGAGAATGTGGATAAATACCTCCAGCACTTCAAAGGCGAAATCGAAGAACGCCTGGTGAAAATCTACCAGGGCTTTGATAAACTGAAGAATGCAGGCCATAAAGTAGAAGCAATCGCACCGCAGGCTGCCATCTATCTTACCATTAAAATCGACCTGGTGGGTAAAACCACAGCCGATGGTAAAGTACTGGCTGACCAGGCTGCCGTTACTTCCTATATCCTCGACGAAGCTAAGATCGCCCTCGTGCCTTTCTACGCTTTCGGTGGCGACAAATCCTCCCCTTGGTACCGCCTCAGCGTTGGTACCTGCGTGAAGGAAGAAATCCCGGCTATGTTCGAAAAGCTGGAAGCTGCCCTCAACAAACTGAAATAA
- a CDS encoding TetR/AcrR family transcriptional regulator, which produces MQAENKDEMRDKILDAALKRFTHYGASKTTMNEIADDLRCSKASLYYYFTDKNGMHQAVLERIGETYFQEMEKEAKTAKSATKALFQIIEIRRNFVMKFCRLELFKMLIDSKHDIRQQMVAAKKREIEIHAEIIKNGVASGEFKVKNAHKTAETLVMAMMGLRYSVPDHVNPNEDIDDVMFDQVMEQQRLLIEIFIKGIKA; this is translated from the coding sequence ATGCAAGCAGAGAACAAAGACGAAATGAGGGATAAGATCCTCGACGCGGCGTTGAAGCGCTTTACACACTATGGTGCTTCTAAAACTACCATGAATGAGATCGCCGACGATCTTCGCTGTTCTAAAGCATCCCTCTATTATTATTTTACCGATAAAAACGGGATGCACCAGGCTGTGCTGGAAAGAATTGGCGAAACCTACTTTCAGGAAATGGAGAAAGAAGCCAAAACTGCCAAATCGGCCACCAAAGCGTTATTTCAGATCATTGAAATCCGCCGCAACTTCGTAATGAAGTTCTGCCGCCTGGAGCTCTTTAAAATGCTGATAGATAGCAAACATGATATCCGCCAGCAGATGGTTGCCGCCAAAAAAAGAGAAATTGAAATCCACGCGGAAATCATTAAAAATGGCGTGGCCAGCGGTGAATTCAAAGTGAAAAACGCCCACAAAACTGCTGAAACATTGGTGATGGCCATGATGGGACTACGCTACAGTGTTCCCGATCACGTCAATCCCAATGAAGACATCGACGACGTAATGTTTGACCAGGTAATGGAACAACAACGACTCTTAATTGAAATCTTTATTAAAGGAATAAAAGCATAA
- a CDS encoding TetR/AcrR family transcriptional regulator yields MEVRDRIMEAARKMFRSYGVKGVTMFDIARECGISKKTLYEHYEDKQSLIKESMNELLNDHIQFAEKNGKDSANAIEELVNQMQFIRTKARTLNPVMLFEIEKYHPETWKVVERFRTDCILTGIKENLKRGMNEGIFRKNLDLEVTARMRQLQLEAAFDPIHYPADQYEISSVMDEVTSHFVLGVATLQGHKLAYQYLQIKEEE; encoded by the coding sequence ATGGAAGTGAGAGATCGGATTATGGAGGCGGCCAGAAAAATGTTCAGGTCTTATGGTGTGAAAGGTGTTACCATGTTTGATATCGCACGCGAATGCGGCATCTCTAAAAAAACACTCTACGAACATTATGAAGATAAACAGTCGCTCATCAAAGAATCAATGAACGAACTATTAAACGATCATATCCAGTTCGCAGAAAAAAACGGTAAAGACTCGGCCAACGCTATCGAAGAACTGGTAAATCAGATGCAGTTCATCCGCACGAAAGCCCGTACACTCAATCCGGTTATGCTGTTCGAAATAGAAAAATATCATCCGGAAACCTGGAAAGTAGTAGAACGTTTTAGAACCGATTGTATTCTGACTGGCATTAAAGAGAACCTGAAACGTGGTATGAACGAAGGAATTTTCCGTAAAAACCTAGATCTCGAAGTTACTGCTCGTATGCGCCAACTACAGCTGGAAGCGGCTTTCGATCCGATTCACTACCCGGCTGACCAGTATGAAATCTCCTCGGTGATGGATGAAGTTACCAGTCACTTTGTACTGGGAGTTGCTACCCTCCAGGGACATAAACTCGCTTACCAGTATTTACAAATAAAGGAAGAAGAATAA